The region GCGACGGGAGTGACTGCTCGATGTCCGAGAGGTTCATGGTCACCTTGCTGTATACGACGGATTGTGGCCTCTTGAACCCGTGGTGGCCGAAATAATCCGGACAATATTTAACGACACTTATCCACTTGTGCTTGTGGAGACCCGCATTCCCTCGGCCGCCTCTCAGGCCAGCTCCTCTGCCGGCCTTCTTTCCCCGGCCGTGGGTCCTGCTGCCTCTGAACTTGCTCGTCTTGCTGACCATCTACTTATCCTCCATCGGCTTTGCGAGCATACGGTCCACGAGCTTCTCGATGTCGGCCCCTCTGTAGCCCAAGGAACCGCCGTCGGAGTAGCTTCTCCTCGTGCTCCTGTACCCCTTCCTCGGCGGTGGGAGCCTGATGACGGGCTTCAGCCCCTTCACATCGGAGACCTTCGCCTCGCCTTTCTCCATGGCCTTTGCAAGCGACAGTATGGACGGGTACTTCGAGTTCTCCTTCACATAGGCGTCCGTGAGCTTCCCGCCTCCGATGACCTCTCCCCTCTGGAAGAGCATCCGGGCGATCGTCTCGTGGCCGACCTCTCCCCATGTGACGAAGTCCTTGACCACCTGGAGCATCCCCTTCGTCGTGGAGTTCTCCGGAAGCAGCACGCAGTGGTTGGGTCTTGTGAGCTTCATCATGTCCATGGTCTT is a window of Candidatus Thermoplasmatota archaeon DNA encoding:
- a CDS encoding 50S ribosomal protein L15, whose product is MVSKTSKFRGSRTHGRGKKAGRGAGLRGGRGNAGLHKHKWISVVKYCPDYFGHHGFKRPQSVVYSKVTMNLSDIEQSLPSLSKDGFAVHKDGKWSVDLTKMGIDKLLGSGRISTPIAVKVAEASASAEEKLKKAGGKILKE
- a CDS encoding 50S ribosomal protein L30, producing the protein MAAIAIVRIRGHAKIQHRAVKTMDMMKLTRPNHCVLLPENSTTKGMLQVVKDFVTWGEVGHETIARMLFQRGEVIGGGKLTDAYVKENSKYPSILSLAKAMEKGEAKVSDVKGLKPVIRLPPPRKGYRSTRRSYSDGGSLGYRGADIEKLVDRMLAKPMEDK